In one window of Camelina sativa cultivar DH55 chromosome 15, Cs, whole genome shotgun sequence DNA:
- the LOC104747934 gene encoding protein phosphatase 2C and cyclic nucleotide-binding/kinase domain-containing protein isoform X1 gives MGCAYSKTCIGQICATKENSIRQTHHQQQEAPPRGPNASAAATTEEDNPVFNLSSDAVDDDDEIHQLSLTRDQEWGITRLSRVSSQFLPPDGSRVVKVPSCDYELRYSFLSQRGYYPDALDKANQDSFAIHTPFGSNSDDHFFGVFDGHGEFGAQCSQFVKRRLCENLLRHGRFRVDPAEACNSSFLATNSQLHADIVDDSMSGTTAITVMVRGRTIYVANAGDSRAVLAERRDGDLVAVDLSIDQTPFRSDELERVKLCGARVLTLDQIEGLKNPDVQCWGTEEDDDGDPPRLWIPNGMYPGTAFTRSIGDSIAETIGVVANPEIAVVELTPDNPFFVIASDGVFEFISSQTVVDMVAKHKDPRDACAAIVAESYRLWLQYETRTDDITIIVVHINGLKDDAPRQLSSTGTLMQPPIPQVVELTGSESPSTFGWNSKNQRVRHDLSRARIRAIESSLENGHAWVPPSPAHRKTWEEEAHIERVLRDHFLFRKLTDSQCQVLLDCMQRLEANPGDVVVKQGGEGDCFYVVGSGEFEVLATQDEKNGEVPRILQRYTAEKQSSFGELALMHNKPLQSSVRAVDHGTLWALKREDFRGILMSEFSNLASLKLLRSVDLLSRLTILQLSHVAESLSEACFSDGQTIVTKDEKLQGLYVIQKGVVRITFGTEVLDSQNVSSLKTEITKEYENAEIGTEVSIEKQEGSYFGEWALLGELKDSLSVVAVGDVVCVILTKENFESAVGPLTNLTDDSHKSRHASFDLSKESAKVTDTTALAKATLADLEWTTCLSSTDCSEIGLVHLKDKENLLSLKRFSKQKVKKLGKEAQVLKERNLMKNVIKASAFVPEILCTCVDETFAAILLNATLACPISSLLHSPLDESSARFITASLVSVLEDIHKNEILFRGSSPELLMLDQSGYLQVVDFRFAKKLSGERTYTICGNADYLAPEIVQGKGHGFAADWWALGVLIYYMLEGEMPFGSWRESELDTFQKIAKGQLTFPRALSSEAEDLIAKLLEVDENLRFGSQGGPESIKKHPWFNGLKWEAISNREFQVPQEIMSRIHHHLENDTVLPLETAQSLDTTDDKDARNWLEEW, from the exons ATGGGTTGTGCTTATTCCAAAACTTGCATTGGTCAGATTTGCGCCACGAAAGAGAATAGTATCCGGCAaactcatcatcaacaacaagaagctCCGCCGAGAGGTCCGAATGCTTCTGCGGCGGCGACGACTGAGGAGGATAATCCGGTGTTTAATCTCTCTTCAGATGCGGTGGATGACGACGACGAAATCCATCAGCTGAGTTTGACTAGAGACCAGGAATGGGGGATTACTCGTCTTTCTAGGGTTTCCTCTCAATTTCTACCACCGGATGGGTCTAGGGTTGTCAAGGTTCCTTCTTGCGACTACGAATTGAGATACTCGTTTCTCTCTCAGAGAGGGTATTACCCTGATGCTCTCGATAAGGCTAATCAAGATAGTTTCGCTATCCATACGCCCTTTGGGAGTAACTCTGATGATCATTTCTTTGGGGTTTTTGATGGGCACGGTGAGTTTGGTGCGCAGTGCTCGCAGTTTGTGAAGCGGAGGCTCTGTGAGAATCTTCTTAGACATGGTAGGTTCCGTGTAGATCCTGCAGAGGCTTGTAATTCGTCCTTCTTGGCCACGAACTCTCAGCTGCATGCTGATATTGTTGATGATAGTATGAGTGGGACAACTGCGATTACGGTTATGGTTAGAGGAAGGACGATTTATGTGGCCAATGCGGGTGACTCCAGGGCGGTTTTAGCTGAGAGAAGAGATGGTGATCTTGTAGCTGTTGATTTGTCTATTGACCAGACTCCTTTTAGATCCGATGAGCTTGAAAGGGTTAAACTTTGCGGAGCTAGAGTTCTTACTCTTGATCAGATTGAAGGCTTGAAAAACCCTGATGTTCAGTGTTGGGGTactgaggaagatgatgatggagatcctCCCAGACTTTGGATTCCCAATGGAATGTATCCTGGAACTGCTTTTACCAGGAGTATTGGTGATTCTATTGCAGAGACTATTGGTGTTGTTGCTAACCCTGAGATTGCTGTTGTTGAGCTCACACCGGATAATCCTTTCTTTGTGATTGCTAGTGATGGTGTCTTTGAGTTCATCTCTAGTCAAACTGTGGTTGACATG gttGCAAAGCATAAGGATCCTCGAGATGCTTGTGCTGCAATTGTTGCTGAATCATATAGGCTATGGCTACAGTATGAAACTCGGACAGATGATATAACCATCATTGTCGTCCACATTAATGGGCTAAAAGAC GATGCACCTCGGCAATTGTCAAGTACTGGAACTCTAATGCAGCCTCCTATTCCCCAAGTTGTGGAGCTTACAGGTTCAGAATCTCCTTCCACCTTTGGATGGAATTCTAAAAACCAGCGTGTGAGGCATGATCTATCTCGAGCTAGAATACGTGCCATTGAGAGTTCACTAGAGAATGGACATGCTTGGGTTCCTCCGTCTCCAGCCCATAGAAAAACCTGGGAAGAAGAA GCACACATTGAGCGGGTATTGCGTGACCATTTCCTCTTCAG GAAACTCACTGATTCTCAGTGCCAGGTTTTGTTGGATTGCATGCAAAGGCTTGAAGCTAATCCAGGGGATGTTGTTGTGAAACAG GGTGGTGAAGGGGACTGCTTCTACGTTGTAGGTAGTGGCGAATTTGAGGTCTTGGCAACTCAG GATGAAAAGAACGGCGAGGTTCCTAGGATCTTGCAGCGTTATACAGCTGAGAAACAATCATCATTCGGTGAACTTGCCTTGAT GCATAACAAGCCACTTCAGTCTTCTGTACGTGCTGTGGATCACGGAACATTGTGGGCCTTAAAAAGAGAGGATTTTAGAGGAATTCTGATGTCTGAGTTTTCAAACTTAGCATCCTTGAAGCTTCTTCGTTCTGTTGATCTTCTTTCCCGTCTTACAATTTTGCAACTAAGCCATGTTGCAGAGTCTCTTTCCGAAGCTTGCTTCTCTGATGGACAAACAATAGTTACCAAG GACGAAAAACTTCAGGGCTTGTATGTTATCCAGAAGGGAGTCGTGAGAATTACTTTCGGTACAGAGGTGTTGGATAGTCAAAACGTTTCAAGCCTTAAAACGGAAATCACTAAAGAATATGAGAATGCTGAAATTGGAACAGAAGTCTCCATAGAAAAGCAAGAAGGAAGTTACTTTGGTGAATGGGCACTTCTTGGTGAACTCAAAGATTCCTTAAGTGTGGTCGCCGTTGGCGATGTGGTCTGTGtgattttaacaaaagaaaatttcgAGTCAGCGGTTGGCCCTCTGACCAATCTTACAGATGACAGTCACAA GTCAAGACATGCTTCATTTGATCTGTCCAAGGAATCTGCAAAAGTTACTGATACTACAGCCCTTGCTAAAGCCACCCTTGCAGATTTG GAATGGACGACATGCTTGAGTTCAACAGACTGCAGTGAGATTGGGCTCGTGCATttgaaagataaagaaaatttgCTTAGCTTGAAAAGATTTTCAAAGCAAAAGGTGAAAAAGTTAGGTAAAGAGGCACAAGTCTTGAAAGAGCGGAATCTGATGAAGAACGTAATAAAAGCCTCAGCTTTTGTTCCCGAAATCTTGTGCACTTGTGTCGATGAAACATTTGCAGCCATCTTACTGAATGCTACTCTTGCTTGTCCtatatcttctcttcttcactcccCACTTGACGAGTCATCTGCCCGTTTCATTACTGCCTCACTTGTGTCTGTCTTAGAAGATATACACAAG AACGAGATTCTCTTCAGAGGTTCATCCCCCGAGTTACTGATGTTGGATCAATCCGGATATCTACAG GTTGTAGACTTCAGATTCGCCAAGAAACTATCCGGGGAACGAACATATACAATCTGCGGAAATGCAGATTACTTAGCCCCGGAAATTGTTCAAGGGAAAGGCCATGGTTTTGCAGCTGACTG GTGGGCTCTTGGAGTTTTGATCTACTATATGCTAGAAGGAGAAATGCCATTCGGGTCATGGAGGGAAAGCGAGCTAGACACCTTTCAAAAGATTGCAAAAGGCCAACTAACTTTTCCTCGAGCTCTAAGCTCAGAAGCGGAAGATCTCATCGCCAAG TTGCTTGAAGTTGATGAAAACCTGCGGTTTGGTAGCCAAGGAGGTCCTGAATCGATCAAGAAACATCCCTGGTTCAATGGACTTAAATGGGAAGCTATTAGTAACCGTGAATTTCAAGTTCCTCAAGAGATAATGTCGCGCATTCATCACCATTTGGAGAATGACACCGTTCTCCCCCTAGAAACTGCCCAATCGCTCGACACAACAGATGATAAAGATGCTCGAAATTGGCTTGAAGAATGGTAA
- the LOC104747934 gene encoding protein phosphatase 2C and cyclic nucleotide-binding/kinase domain-containing protein isoform X2, giving the protein MGCAYSKTCIGQICATKENSIRQTHHQQQEAPPRGPNASAAATTEEDNPVFNLSSDAVDDDDEIHQLSLTRDQEWGITRLSRVSSQFLPPDGSRVVKVPSCDYELRYSFLSQRGYYPDALDKANQDSFAIHTPFGSNSDDHFFGVFDGHGEFGAQCSQFVKRRLCENLLRHGRFRVDPAEACNSSFLATNSQLHADIVDDSMSGTTAITVMVRGRTIYVANAGDSRAVLAERRDGDLVAVDLSIDQTPFRSDELERVKLCGARVLTLDQIEGLKNPDVQCWGTEEDDDGDPPRLWIPNGMYPGTAFTRSIGDSIAETIGVVANPEIAVVELTPDNPFFVIASDGVFEFISSQTVVDMVAKHKDPRDACAAIVAESYRLWLQYETRTDDITIIVVHINGLKDDAPRQLSSTGTLMQPPIPQVVELTGSESPSTFGWNSKNQRVRHDLSRARIRAIESSLENGHAWVPPSPAHRKTWEEEAHIERVLRDHFLFRKLTDSQCQVLLDCMQRLEANPGDVVVKQGGEGDCFYVVGSGEFEVLATQDEKNGEVPRILQRYTAEKQSSFGELALMHNKPLQSSVRAVDHGTLWALKREDFRGILMSEFSNLASLKLLRSVDLLSRLTILQLSHVAESLSEACFSDGQTIVTKDEKLQGLYVIQKGVVRITFGTEVLDSQNVSSLKTEITKEYENAEIGTEVSIEKQEGSYFGEWALLGELKDSLSVVAVGDVVCVILTKENFESAVGPLTNLTDDSHKSRHASFDLSKESAKVTDTTALAKATLADLEWTTCLSSTDCSEIGLVHLKDKENLLSLKRFSKQKVKKLGKEAQVLKERNLMKNVIKASAFVPEILCTCVDETFAAILLNATLACPISSLLHSPLDESSARFITASLVSVLEDIHKNEILFRGSSPELLMLDQSGYLQVVDFRFAKKLSGERTYTICGNADYLAPEIVQGKGHGFAADWWALGVLIYYMLEGEMPFGSWRESELDTFQKIAKGQLTFPRALSSEAEDLIAKLLEVDENLRFGSQGGPESIKKHPWFNGLKWEAISNREFQVPQEIMSRIHHHLENDTVLPLETAQSLDTTDDKDARNWLEEW; this is encoded by the exons ATGGGTTGTGCTTATTCCAAAACTTGCATTGGTCAGATTTGCGCCACGAAAGAGAATAGTATCCGGCAaactcatcatcaacaacaagaagctCCGCCGAGAGGTCCGAATGCTTCTGCGGCGGCGACGACTGAGGAGGATAATCCGGTGTTTAATCTCTCTTCAGATGCGGTGGATGACGACGACGAAATCCATCAGCTGAGTTTGACTAGAGACCAGGAATGGGGGATTACTCGTCTTTCTAGGGTTTCCTCTCAATTTCTACCACCGGATGGGTCTAGGGTTGTCAAGGTTCCTTCTTGCGACTACGAATTGAGATACTCGTTTCTCTCTCAGAGAGGGTATTACCCTGATGCTCTCGATAAGGCTAATCAAGATAGTTTCGCTATCCATACGCCCTTTGGGAGTAACTCTGATGATCATTTCTTTGGGGTTTTTGATGGGCACGGTGAGTTTGGTGCGCAGTGCTCGCAGTTTGTGAAGCGGAGGCTCTGTGAGAATCTTCTTAGACATGGTAGGTTCCGTGTAGATCCTGCAGAGGCTTGTAATTCGTCCTTCTTGGCCACGAACTCTCAGCTGCATGCTGATATTGTTGATGATAGTATGAGTGGGACAACTGCGATTACGGTTATGGTTAGAGGAAGGACGATTTATGTGGCCAATGCGGGTGACTCCAGGGCGGTTTTAGCTGAGAGAAGAGATGGTGATCTTGTAGCTGTTGATTTGTCTATTGACCAGACTCCTTTTAGATCCGATGAGCTTGAAAGGGTTAAACTTTGCGGAGCTAGAGTTCTTACTCTTGATCAGATTGAAGGCTTGAAAAACCCTGATGTTCAGTGTTGGGGTactgaggaagatgatgatggagatcctCCCAGACTTTGGATTCCCAATGGAATGTATCCTGGAACTGCTTTTACCAGGAGTATTGGTGATTCTATTGCAGAGACTATTGGTGTTGTTGCTAACCCTGAGATTGCTGTTGTTGAGCTCACACCGGATAATCCTTTCTTTGTGATTGCTAGTGATGGTGTCTTTGAGTTCATCTCTAGTCAAACTGTGGTTGACATG gttGCAAAGCATAAGGATCCTCGAGATGCTTGTGCTGCAATTGTTGCTGAATCATATAGGCTATGGCTACAGTATGAAACTCGGACAGATGATATAACCATCATTGTCGTCCACATTAATGGGCTAAAAGAC GATGCACCTCGGCAATTGTCAAGTACTGGAACTCTAATGCAGCCTCCTATTCCCCAAGTTGTGGAGCTTACAGGTTCAGAATCTCCTTCCACCTTTGGATGGAATTCTAAAAACCAGCGTGTGAGGCATGATCTATCTCGAGCTAGAATACGTGCCATTGAGAGTTCACTAGAGAATGGACATGCTTGGGTTCCTCCGTCTCCAGCCCATAGAAAAACCTGGGAAGAAGAA GCACACATTGAGCGGGTATTGCGTGACCATTTCCTCTTCAGGAAACTCACTGATTCTCAGTGCCAGGTTTTGTTGGATTGCATGCAAAGGCTTGAAGCTAATCCAGGGGATGTTGTTGTGAAACAG GGTGGTGAAGGGGACTGCTTCTACGTTGTAGGTAGTGGCGAATTTGAGGTCTTGGCAACTCAG GATGAAAAGAACGGCGAGGTTCCTAGGATCTTGCAGCGTTATACAGCTGAGAAACAATCATCATTCGGTGAACTTGCCTTGAT GCATAACAAGCCACTTCAGTCTTCTGTACGTGCTGTGGATCACGGAACATTGTGGGCCTTAAAAAGAGAGGATTTTAGAGGAATTCTGATGTCTGAGTTTTCAAACTTAGCATCCTTGAAGCTTCTTCGTTCTGTTGATCTTCTTTCCCGTCTTACAATTTTGCAACTAAGCCATGTTGCAGAGTCTCTTTCCGAAGCTTGCTTCTCTGATGGACAAACAATAGTTACCAAG GACGAAAAACTTCAGGGCTTGTATGTTATCCAGAAGGGAGTCGTGAGAATTACTTTCGGTACAGAGGTGTTGGATAGTCAAAACGTTTCAAGCCTTAAAACGGAAATCACTAAAGAATATGAGAATGCTGAAATTGGAACAGAAGTCTCCATAGAAAAGCAAGAAGGAAGTTACTTTGGTGAATGGGCACTTCTTGGTGAACTCAAAGATTCCTTAAGTGTGGTCGCCGTTGGCGATGTGGTCTGTGtgattttaacaaaagaaaatttcgAGTCAGCGGTTGGCCCTCTGACCAATCTTACAGATGACAGTCACAA GTCAAGACATGCTTCATTTGATCTGTCCAAGGAATCTGCAAAAGTTACTGATACTACAGCCCTTGCTAAAGCCACCCTTGCAGATTTG GAATGGACGACATGCTTGAGTTCAACAGACTGCAGTGAGATTGGGCTCGTGCATttgaaagataaagaaaatttgCTTAGCTTGAAAAGATTTTCAAAGCAAAAGGTGAAAAAGTTAGGTAAAGAGGCACAAGTCTTGAAAGAGCGGAATCTGATGAAGAACGTAATAAAAGCCTCAGCTTTTGTTCCCGAAATCTTGTGCACTTGTGTCGATGAAACATTTGCAGCCATCTTACTGAATGCTACTCTTGCTTGTCCtatatcttctcttcttcactcccCACTTGACGAGTCATCTGCCCGTTTCATTACTGCCTCACTTGTGTCTGTCTTAGAAGATATACACAAG AACGAGATTCTCTTCAGAGGTTCATCCCCCGAGTTACTGATGTTGGATCAATCCGGATATCTACAG GTTGTAGACTTCAGATTCGCCAAGAAACTATCCGGGGAACGAACATATACAATCTGCGGAAATGCAGATTACTTAGCCCCGGAAATTGTTCAAGGGAAAGGCCATGGTTTTGCAGCTGACTG GTGGGCTCTTGGAGTTTTGATCTACTATATGCTAGAAGGAGAAATGCCATTCGGGTCATGGAGGGAAAGCGAGCTAGACACCTTTCAAAAGATTGCAAAAGGCCAACTAACTTTTCCTCGAGCTCTAAGCTCAGAAGCGGAAGATCTCATCGCCAAG TTGCTTGAAGTTGATGAAAACCTGCGGTTTGGTAGCCAAGGAGGTCCTGAATCGATCAAGAAACATCCCTGGTTCAATGGACTTAAATGGGAAGCTATTAGTAACCGTGAATTTCAAGTTCCTCAAGAGATAATGTCGCGCATTCATCACCATTTGGAGAATGACACCGTTCTCCCCCTAGAAACTGCCCAATCGCTCGACACAACAGATGATAAAGATGCTCGAAATTGGCTTGAAGAATGGTAA